A window of the Comamonas sp. Y33R10-2 genome harbors these coding sequences:
- the hprK gene encoding HPr(Ser) kinase/phosphatase: MRPSAISADVLFEAFRNSSLRWQWVAGLGASERRFDEMAVRSARSGADLVGYLNYIHPYRLQVLGEREIAYLTNATSQDCLRRIARIVTLEPPVLVLADGQEAPDELLAMCERSHIPLFSTKEQSAFVIDVLRAYLSKHFADRITMHGVFMDILGMGVLITGESGLGKSELGLELVTRGNGLVADDAVDLYRINQTTIEGKCPELLQNLLEVRGIGLLDIRSIFGETAVRRKMRLKLIVHLVRRETMEREYERLPAEPLIQDVLGVPVRKVVIQVVAGRNIAVLVEAAVRNAILQLRGIDTYQEFVLRHRRAMEKGESF, from the coding sequence ATGAGACCCAGCGCCATCAGTGCGGACGTATTGTTCGAGGCATTTCGCAACTCCAGCCTGCGCTGGCAATGGGTGGCGGGGCTTGGTGCCTCTGAACGCCGCTTTGACGAGATGGCCGTGCGTTCGGCCCGCTCAGGCGCAGACTTGGTAGGGTATCTCAACTACATCCACCCTTATCGGCTGCAGGTGCTGGGCGAGCGTGAAATTGCTTACCTGACCAATGCGACTTCTCAGGATTGCTTACGCCGTATTGCGCGCATCGTGACGCTGGAGCCGCCGGTGTTGGTGCTAGCCGATGGCCAAGAAGCGCCGGACGAACTGCTGGCCATGTGCGAGCGATCGCATATCCCGCTGTTCTCGACCAAGGAGCAATCTGCCTTCGTCATCGACGTGCTGCGCGCTTACCTGTCCAAGCACTTTGCCGACCGCATCACCATGCACGGTGTGTTCATGGACATTCTGGGCATGGGCGTGTTGATTACCGGCGAATCAGGTCTTGGCAAGAGTGAGCTGGGGCTGGAGCTGGTCACGCGGGGCAACGGTTTGGTGGCGGATGATGCCGTGGACCTGTACCGCATCAACCAGACCACGATTGAAGGCAAGTGCCCTGAACTGTTGCAGAACCTGCTGGAGGTACGCGGGATTGGCTTGCTGGATATTCGCTCCATCTTTGGCGAAACAGCGGTGCGCCGCAAGATGCGCCTCAAGCTCATTGTGCATTTGGTGCGCAGAGAAACCATGGAGCGCGAGTACGAGCGCCTGCCGGCTGAACCTCTAATTCAGGATGTGCTGGGTGTTCCCGTGCGCAAGGTGGTGATTCAGGTGGTGGCTGGCCGAAATATCGCTGTACTGGTGGAAGCCGCTGTGCGCAACGCTATCTTGCAGTTGCGCGGTATTGATACCTACCAAGAGTTTGTACTGCGCCACCGCCGGGCCATGGAAAAGGGCGAGTCGTTTTAG
- a CDS encoding PTS sugar transporter subunit IIA yields MNRLASILPPAQVLVSVDVTSKKRAFEEAGLLFESLHGLSRALITDSLFARERLGSTGLGHGVAIPHGRIKGLTAPMAAVFQLANPIGFDAPDEQPVGLLIFLLVPEAATQKHLEILSEIAELLSDSQLRERLKSSTDAQQLHDMIDSWQSSVVSQA; encoded by the coding sequence ATGAATCGCCTAGCTTCTATCCTCCCACCCGCTCAAGTGCTTGTGAGCGTTGATGTCACCAGCAAGAAACGCGCTTTTGAAGAAGCGGGTTTACTCTTTGAGAGCTTGCATGGTCTGTCTCGTGCCTTGATCACTGATAGCCTGTTCGCCCGCGAACGTCTGGGCTCCACGGGTCTTGGGCACGGAGTTGCCATTCCTCACGGTCGCATCAAGGGCCTCACCGCCCCTATGGCTGCCGTGTTTCAACTGGCTAACCCCATTGGCTTTGATGCACCTGATGAACAGCCTGTTGGCCTGTTGATCTTTCTGCTGGTGCCTGAAGCTGCGACGCAAAAGCATCTAGAAATTCTCTCGGAGATTGCCGAGCTGCTCAGCGACAGCCAGCTGCGCGAGCGCTTGAAGTCTTCCACGGATGCGCAGCAACTGCACGACATGATCGACAGCTGGCAGTCTTCTGTCGTCTCTCAGGCCTAA
- the hpf gene encoding ribosome hibernation-promoting factor, HPF/YfiA family, with protein sequence MNLTISGHHLEVTPSLRSYVMAKLERILRHFDQVVDVKVLLSVGKQKEKDQRQRAGCTVRVKGQDLFVETQHSDLYAAVDVLADKLDRVVLRYKTRQQGPRATAKRLESIDVVQP encoded by the coding sequence ATGAATTTGACGATTAGCGGCCATCACCTAGAGGTCACTCCCTCGCTGCGTAGTTATGTCATGGCCAAACTTGAGCGCATTCTTCGGCACTTCGATCAAGTGGTTGATGTCAAGGTTCTTCTTTCTGTGGGTAAGCAAAAGGAAAAAGACCAGAGACAGCGTGCCGGCTGCACCGTGCGAGTGAAGGGGCAAGATTTGTTTGTCGAGACTCAGCACTCTGATCTTTATGCCGCAGTGGATGTTCTGGCGGATAAGCTTGACCGCGTTGTCTTGCGCTACAAGACGCGTCAGCAAGGTCCACGAGCGACTGCCAAACGCTTGGAATCGATTGATGTGGTGCAGCCATAG
- a CDS encoding phosphoribosylaminoimidazolesuccinocarboxamide synthase encodes MTTLPSALHTSNIASLPLLARGKVRDNYAVGDDRILMVASDRLSAFDVIMGEPIPGKGVLLTQMALFWFDKLSHICPNHLTGEAPESVVKPEEVKQVEGRSMLVKRLKPIMIEAVVRGYLAGSGWQEYKTSQAVCGVKLPAGLTNAAKLPEPIYTPAAKAEMGDHDENITYERTVEMVGEPLAVQIRDTAIRLYKEASEIALTKGMIIADTKFEFGLTTDGQLVLMDEVLTPDSSRYWPVEGYAEALAAGENPPSYDKQFVRDWLEQAKVNGKLWDKTAPSPRLPKEVTDKTAAKYREALERLTAA; translated from the coding sequence ATGACCACCTTGCCTTCTGCCCTGCACACTTCCAACATCGCCTCGCTGCCTTTGCTCGCACGTGGCAAGGTCCGCGACAACTACGCCGTGGGCGATGACCGCATCCTGATGGTTGCGTCTGACCGTCTGTCTGCCTTTGACGTGATCATGGGCGAGCCCATCCCCGGCAAGGGCGTGCTGCTGACACAGATGGCCTTGTTTTGGTTCGACAAGCTCAGCCATATCTGCCCTAACCACCTGACGGGCGAAGCCCCTGAGTCCGTAGTCAAGCCTGAAGAAGTCAAGCAAGTCGAAGGCCGCTCCATGCTGGTCAAGCGCCTCAAGCCCATCATGATTGAGGCCGTGGTGCGCGGTTATTTGGCCGGCAGCGGCTGGCAAGAGTACAAGACCTCGCAAGCCGTGTGCGGCGTGAAGCTGCCCGCTGGCCTGACCAACGCAGCCAAGCTGCCAGAACCTATCTATACCCCAGCCGCCAAGGCCGAGATGGGTGACCACGACGAAAACATTACTTACGAGCGCACCGTGGAAATGGTGGGCGAGCCGTTGGCAGTCCAAATTCGCGACACTGCTATTCGTCTGTACAAGGAAGCGTCTGAAATTGCGCTGACCAAGGGAATGATCATTGCTGACACCAAGTTCGAGTTCGGCCTGACCACAGACGGCCAACTGGTTCTGATGGACGAAGTGCTGACCCCCGACAGCTCGCGCTACTGGCCTGTGGAAGGCTATGCCGAAGCACTGGCCGCTGGCGAAAACCCTCCCAGCTACGACAAGCAGTTTGTGCGCGATTGGCTGGAGCAAGCCAAGGTGAACGGCAAGCTGTGGGACAAGACAGCCCCGTCGCCCCGTCTGCCTAAGGAAGTGACCGACAAGACCGCCGCTAAGTACCGCGAAGCGCTGGAACGCTTGACTGCTGCCTAA
- a CDS encoding peptidylprolyl isomerase — protein sequence MNITKDTAVTINYKIHELLAGGVAVKLLDKGDVAFLHGGYDNIFAKVEAALDGKQKGDTVTVDLPVEDAFGARDESLLRTIPKGEFPAGVKVGGQLRGANEQGEPQIFNVVKIKGPVVHLDGNHPLAGLALRFSAVVNEVRAATEEEIAHKHVHGGHGHHH from the coding sequence ATGAACATTACTAAAGACACTGCTGTCACCATCAATTACAAGATTCACGAGCTGCTCGCGGGCGGCGTGGCCGTCAAGCTGCTGGACAAGGGCGATGTTGCCTTCTTGCACGGCGGCTATGACAACATCTTTGCCAAGGTCGAAGCTGCCTTGGACGGCAAGCAAAAGGGCGATACCGTGACTGTGGATCTTCCCGTGGAAGACGCTTTTGGCGCCCGCGACGAGAGCTTGCTGCGTACCATCCCCAAGGGCGAGTTCCCTGCGGGTGTGAAGGTGGGGGGCCAACTGCGCGGTGCCAATGAACAGGGCGAGCCCCAAATTTTCAATGTCGTGAAGATCAAGGGCCCCGTGGTGCATTTGGATGGCAACCATCCTCTGGCAGGTCTGGCTCTGCGCTTTAGCGCTGTGGTCAATGAAGTGCGTGCGGCTACTGAAGAAGAAATTGCCCACAAGCATGTGCACGGCGGCCACGGCCACCACCATTGA
- a CDS encoding pirin family protein — protein MTTTRKTILESTPLGPRWPCLDPFLFCAHHDDTYPASDGKMGVQAVEFEGREMGSDFSAKDGFSMYHGDGVPGFPGHPHRGFETVTLVRKGRIDHADSLGAAARFGGGDVQWLTAGKGIQHSEMFPLLNSDQPNPLELFQIWLNLPARNKMVEPHFTMFWNEQIPRVSFTDAAGKKTAVTVIAGAVQGADKALPPPPESWASQVGSDVAIWTLELEPGARWTMPKATGSETHRMLYFFMGKSMSVGGEAVKQHLAMHIDAQNDVELVNTGDETVELVLLQGKPIGETVSQYGPFVMNTQQEIMQAIQDYRRTQFGGWPWKDNDPVHGAENRRFARYPGATVDDLPPVATAA, from the coding sequence ATGACCACGACTCGCAAAACTATTCTCGAAAGCACTCCACTGGGCCCACGCTGGCCTTGTCTGGATCCTTTCCTGTTCTGCGCTCACCACGATGACACCTACCCTGCCAGCGACGGCAAGATGGGCGTGCAGGCTGTGGAGTTTGAGGGCCGCGAGATGGGCAGCGACTTCAGCGCCAAAGATGGTTTTTCCATGTACCACGGTGATGGCGTTCCGGGCTTTCCCGGCCACCCGCACCGCGGCTTTGAGACTGTGACGCTGGTGCGCAAGGGCCGTATCGACCATGCGGATTCGCTAGGTGCGGCTGCCCGCTTTGGCGGTGGTGATGTGCAGTGGCTGACCGCCGGTAAAGGCATTCAGCACTCAGAGATGTTTCCGCTGCTCAACAGTGACCAACCCAACCCGCTGGAGCTGTTCCAGATCTGGCTGAACCTGCCTGCCAGGAACAAGATGGTGGAGCCCCACTTCACCATGTTCTGGAACGAGCAGATTCCGCGTGTCAGCTTTACCGACGCAGCCGGGAAAAAGACGGCGGTAACCGTGATTGCGGGTGCGGTGCAAGGTGCGGATAAAGCCCTGCCACCGCCCCCAGAGTCATGGGCTTCGCAGGTGGGTAGCGATGTGGCTATCTGGACTTTGGAGTTGGAGCCCGGCGCGCGCTGGACCATGCCCAAGGCCACAGGCTCTGAAACCCATCGCATGCTCTACTTCTTTATGGGCAAGAGCATGTCTGTGGGCGGCGAAGCCGTGAAGCAGCACCTGGCCATGCACATTGATGCGCAAAACGATGTGGAGCTGGTCAACACCGGCGATGAGACCGTGGAGTTGGTGCTGCTGCAGGGCAAGCCCATTGGCGAGACCGTGTCGCAGTACGGCCCCTTTGTGATGAACACGCAGCAAGAGATCATGCAGGCCATTCAGGACTACCGCCGCACCCAGTTCGGCGGCTGGCCCTGGAAGGACAACGATCCGGTGCATGGCGCTGAGAATCGTCGTTTTGCCCGCTACCCCGGTGCGACCGTGGACGATTTGCCGCCTGTAGCGACAGCTGCCTGA
- a CDS encoding glutathione binding-like protein produces MTRNLADFSITRKWPAQHPERIQLYSLPTPNGVKVSIALEEMQLPYEAHLVSFQTNDQLSPEFVGSFPNNKIPAIIDPQGPGGQPLALFESAAILIYLAEKTGSPLLPADPAARYETLQWLMFQMGGVGPMFGQVGFFHKFAGKDFEDKRPRDRYVNESKRLLGVLEQRMQGREWIMGEQITLADIAIWPWVRNMVVETGYNAAELLGWSSFPELQRVLAAFVARPAVQKGLNMPPRD; encoded by the coding sequence ATGACCCGCAACCTCGCCGACTTTTCCATCACCCGCAAATGGCCAGCTCAGCATCCCGAGCGCATTCAGCTGTACTCGTTGCCCACGCCCAACGGCGTGAAAGTGTCGATCGCGCTGGAGGAAATGCAGCTGCCTTACGAGGCCCATCTGGTCAGCTTTCAGACCAATGACCAGCTCTCGCCCGAGTTTGTGGGCAGCTTCCCCAATAACAAGATTCCCGCCATCATTGATCCGCAAGGCCCCGGCGGTCAGCCGCTGGCGCTGTTTGAGTCGGCTGCCATCCTCATCTATCTGGCCGAAAAGACCGGCAGCCCGCTGCTGCCTGCAGACCCTGCTGCGCGCTATGAAACCCTGCAGTGGCTGATGTTCCAGATGGGCGGTGTTGGCCCCATGTTTGGCCAGGTGGGCTTCTTCCATAAGTTCGCTGGCAAGGACTTTGAGGACAAGCGCCCTCGCGACCGCTATGTGAACGAATCCAAGCGCCTGCTGGGTGTGCTGGAGCAGCGCATGCAGGGCCGCGAGTGGATCATGGGTGAGCAGATCACGCTGGCGGACATTGCCATCTGGCCCTGGGTGCGCAACATGGTGGTGGAAACGGGCTACAACGCAGCCGAGCTTCTGGGCTGGAGCAGCTTCCCCGAGCTGCAGCGCGTGCTGGCGGCTTTTGTGGCACGACCGGCCGTGCAAAAAGGCTTGAACATGCCGCCTCGTGACTAA
- a CDS encoding DUF1439 domain-containing protein, with the protein MVAAGCSGKSVPSSVSVSQQKLQEMLAKRFPKQYPVAGLLHLDLKLPQLNMRPESNMLNAVIPVELSGKVLKQSFSGVLDVNFALRYEAADRTLRAYQIKVNQLSMDGLSPALSDMLGTYISSLAEQALGQVELYQLQEQDLALVDTLGMEPGAITVTAQGLTVALVKKAPQGVKR; encoded by the coding sequence ATGGTCGCTGCAGGTTGCTCGGGAAAATCAGTGCCCAGCAGCGTAAGTGTGAGTCAGCAAAAGCTGCAGGAAATGCTGGCCAAGCGTTTCCCTAAGCAGTACCCGGTAGCGGGTCTGCTGCATCTCGATCTGAAGCTGCCGCAGCTGAACATGCGGCCTGAGAGCAATATGCTCAATGCTGTGATTCCTGTAGAGCTGAGTGGCAAGGTGCTCAAGCAGAGCTTTAGCGGCGTGCTGGATGTGAACTTTGCTCTGCGCTACGAGGCCGCAGACCGCACGCTGCGCGCTTACCAAATCAAGGTCAATCAACTGAGCATGGATGGCCTGTCGCCCGCGTTGAGCGACATGCTGGGCACTTACATTTCTTCTTTGGCTGAGCAGGCGCTGGGGCAAGTGGAGCTTTATCAGCTGCAAGAGCAAGACTTGGCGCTGGTGGATACGCTGGGCATGGAACCCGGCGCCATCACCGTCACCGCGCAGGGCCTGACGGTGGCGCTGGTGAAAAAAGCACCACAAGGCGTCAAGCGCTGA
- a CDS encoding DUF924 family protein yields MTAHPTPTHEALTAAAADTALPDLVLTQWFGSARPSNAQALEHKARWFTKSPEFDKELRSRFGVAVEAALGGALQHWSAQGPWQHLALVVLLDQFTRNIFRNTPKSFAGDPQALTLALQAMESGADQQLPEVMRVFMYLPLEHAEDPAMQQRCVAVFDAMHQTATDADLREYLAGSLDYAKRHQVVIEQFCRFPHRNAILGRTSTAQEAAYLAQPGSGF; encoded by the coding sequence ATGACTGCTCACCCGACCCCCACCCATGAAGCCCTGACGGCAGCCGCCGCAGATACCGCTCTGCCCGACCTGGTTCTGACCCAGTGGTTTGGCAGCGCCAGGCCCAGCAACGCACAGGCTTTGGAACATAAAGCGCGCTGGTTCACCAAGTCCCCGGAGTTTGATAAAGAACTGCGCTCGCGCTTTGGCGTTGCGGTTGAAGCGGCTTTGGGCGGCGCCCTGCAGCATTGGTCTGCGCAAGGGCCTTGGCAGCATCTGGCACTGGTGGTTTTGCTCGATCAGTTCACGCGCAACATCTTTCGCAACACGCCCAAAAGCTTTGCGGGCGACCCGCAGGCGCTGACGCTGGCCTTGCAAGCCATGGAGTCTGGTGCTGACCAGCAGTTGCCCGAGGTGATGCGCGTCTTCATGTACCTGCCGCTGGAGCATGCTGAAGACCCCGCCATGCAGCAGCGCTGTGTGGCGGTGTTTGATGCCATGCACCAAACTGCCACGGATGCTGATTTGCGCGAGTATCTGGCCGGGTCGCTGGATTACGCCAAGCGCCATCAGGTGGTGATCGAGCAGTTCTGCCGCTTTCCGCACCGCAACGCGATTTTGGGCCGGACCAGCACGGCGCAAGAAGCTGCGTATCTGGCCCAGCCCGGCTCCGGCTTTTAA
- a CDS encoding acyltransferase yields the protein MVESALKLRYNPALDGLRGIAIVLVLLSHAHAPLFDGAFFGVDLFFVLSGFLITSLLLMEYQQHGKLDYWRFYRRRFFRLMPAMALFLGAYCVIAPFLWPDLTDIYSDALVSILYLADYGIAFFDSPDTLLHMWSLSVEEHFYLIWPPFLVLLLRKATPGRVWAPLLALWVLSTLWRIFWVAQEQQFYEIFFRFDTRASGLLAGALLAALMLERPQWIERLQSLRAYTMWLVLAVPLIMELKWDDQHAMIWGITVVECAALVVLLSVQKPVGVVYEMLTAPLFIKLGQLSYGIYLWHYPVVRYLRADYSWPVTVLLGLLISTALSALSFYTVERWAMRYRDVGSKPERKPQPQSPSRKEPALR from the coding sequence TTGGTGGAGTCAGCTTTGAAGCTGCGCTACAACCCTGCGCTTGATGGGTTGAGAGGCATTGCCATTGTGCTGGTGCTGCTCTCGCACGCCCATGCGCCGTTGTTTGATGGTGCGTTTTTCGGTGTCGATCTGTTCTTTGTGCTCAGCGGCTTTTTGATCACCTCGCTGCTGCTGATGGAGTATCAGCAGCATGGCAAGCTCGATTACTGGCGCTTTTACCGTCGCCGGTTTTTCAGACTGATGCCGGCAATGGCGCTGTTTTTGGGCGCGTACTGCGTGATCGCTCCCTTTCTCTGGCCGGATCTGACGGACATCTATTCAGACGCACTGGTCTCCATCCTTTACCTGGCTGACTACGGCATCGCTTTCTTTGACAGCCCAGACACGCTGCTGCATATGTGGTCGCTGTCGGTGGAGGAGCATTTCTATCTAATCTGGCCACCGTTCTTGGTCTTGCTGCTGCGCAAGGCTACGCCGGGTCGGGTGTGGGCGCCGCTGCTGGCGCTGTGGGTACTGAGCACGCTGTGGCGCATCTTTTGGGTGGCGCAGGAGCAGCAGTTCTACGAAATTTTCTTTCGCTTTGATACCCGTGCTTCGGGCTTGCTGGCCGGTGCGCTGCTGGCCGCCTTGATGCTGGAGCGGCCGCAGTGGATTGAGCGCTTGCAGTCTCTGCGCGCCTACACCATGTGGCTGGTGCTGGCCGTGCCGCTAATCATGGAGCTGAAGTGGGACGATCAACACGCCATGATTTGGGGCATTACGGTGGTGGAATGCGCGGCGCTGGTGGTGCTTTTGAGCGTGCAAAAACCGGTGGGTGTGGTCTATGAAATGCTAACTGCGCCGCTGTTCATCAAGCTGGGCCAGTTGTCTTACGGCATCTACCTGTGGCATTACCCGGTGGTGCGCTATTTGCGGGCGGATTACTCTTGGCCGGTTACGGTGCTGCTGGGCCTGCTGATTTCGACGGCGCTATCCGCCCTCTCGTTTTACACGGTGGAGCGCTGGGCCATGCGCTACCGCGATGTGGGCAGCAAGCCTGAGCGCAAGCCGCAGCCGCAATCCCCGTCACGTAAGGAGCCCGCGCTGCGTTAG
- a CDS encoding tRNA-uridine aminocarboxypropyltransferase, whose protein sequence is MSSILVSTPSPVQPHAVSRLRTARLARSTRPFLARGGPKGERCEGCRLRPSHCMCALRPELNTRAAFCVLMHDSEPLKPSNTGWLIADVVRETYAFGWSRTEVDPQIEALLADPQWQPYVVFPGEYAQSPQRVVQALDGEDARALEPGKRPLFILLDATWSEARKMFRKSPYLDGFPVLSLHPDLLSRYQLRRSKRDDHFCTSEVAALCLELVGDTADVHAGQVLESYLGVFTERYLQAKHQQRADAGSEAHQRLQGLLDVVPANP, encoded by the coding sequence GTGTCTTCCATCCTCGTCTCAACTCCATCGCCTGTTCAACCCCACGCCGTATCGCGCCTGCGCACGGCGCGGCTGGCGCGCAGCACGCGGCCTTTTTTGGCGCGTGGCGGCCCCAAGGGTGAGCGCTGTGAGGGCTGCCGTTTGCGCCCTTCGCACTGCATGTGCGCGCTGCGCCCTGAGCTGAACACCCGCGCCGCGTTTTGTGTGCTGATGCACGACTCAGAGCCGCTCAAGCCGAGCAACACCGGCTGGCTAATTGCCGACGTGGTGCGCGAAACCTATGCCTTTGGCTGGTCACGCACCGAGGTCGATCCGCAGATCGAAGCCTTGCTGGCTGACCCCCAGTGGCAGCCCTATGTCGTCTTCCCCGGTGAATACGCCCAGTCGCCGCAGCGTGTGGTGCAAGCGCTGGATGGTGAAGATGCGCGTGCGCTTGAACCCGGCAAACGGCCACTCTTCATCTTGCTGGATGCGACATGGTCTGAGGCGCGCAAGATGTTTCGCAAAAGCCCGTATTTGGATGGCTTTCCGGTGCTGAGCCTGCACCCTGACTTGCTATCGCGCTATCAATTGCGTAGGTCTAAGCGCGACGATCACTTCTGCACCAGTGAGGTCGCCGCCCTGTGCCTTGAACTGGTGGGTGATACCGCCGATGTACATGCCGGCCAGGTACTGGAGAGTTATTTGGGCGTGTTTACCGAGCGCTATTTGCAGGCCAAGCACCAGCAACGCGCCGATGCGGGCAGCGAGGCTCATCAGCGTTTGCAGGGCTTACTCGACGTTGTGCCCGCCAATCCATAA
- a CDS encoding DNA cytosine methyltransferase encodes MNSIEICAGGGGQALGLEQAGFGHMDLVEFEAPACATLRLNRPEWRVIEGDVREYTSAHLKGIELIAGGVPCPPFSHAGKQLGADDERDMFPEALRLVEEASPLAVMLENVRGLLDPRFADYRANVINTLHKLGYHAEWRLLQASDFGVPQLRPRSILVGLKREIAPYFSWPEPGRIKPLTVGDALYDLMAADGWTGAQQWRDDAQAIAPTLVGGSKKHGGPDLGPTRARHAWAAIGVDGRGLADAPPAIAFEGMPRLTVRMAARIQGFPDSWQIFGKKTAAYRQVGNAFPPPVAKAVGDQIVAAINARALKKLSRTTASADA; translated from the coding sequence ATGAATTCAATTGAAATTTGCGCAGGTGGAGGTGGCCAAGCATTGGGACTTGAGCAAGCCGGATTTGGGCATATGGACCTTGTTGAGTTTGAGGCTCCTGCTTGCGCGACGCTGCGATTGAATAGACCGGAATGGCGGGTCATTGAAGGCGATGTTCGTGAATACACGTCAGCACACCTAAAGGGGATTGAATTAATTGCAGGCGGCGTACCATGCCCGCCTTTTTCGCATGCTGGCAAGCAATTAGGAGCAGATGATGAGCGAGATATGTTCCCCGAAGCGCTGCGTCTCGTTGAAGAAGCGTCGCCACTAGCGGTAATGCTAGAAAACGTGCGAGGACTGCTTGATCCTAGGTTTGCTGACTATCGTGCGAATGTAATTAATACGCTTCATAAGCTCGGATACCACGCGGAGTGGCGTCTATTACAAGCTAGCGATTTTGGTGTACCGCAATTGCGTCCACGCTCAATTTTGGTTGGCCTCAAACGAGAAATAGCGCCATATTTCAGTTGGCCGGAACCGGGGCGCATCAAGCCTTTAACTGTTGGCGATGCACTCTATGATCTCATGGCTGCTGACGGCTGGACGGGCGCTCAGCAGTGGCGCGATGATGCACAAGCGATTGCTCCCACTCTTGTCGGAGGCTCTAAAAAGCATGGAGGCCCGGATCTTGGTCCGACTCGCGCGCGCCATGCTTGGGCAGCTATCGGCGTGGACGGGCGTGGTCTCGCTGACGCACCTCCCGCAATCGCGTTTGAAGGAATGCCTCGATTGACCGTGCGGATGGCTGCAAGAATTCAAGGATTCCCCGACAGTTGGCAAATTTTTGGTAAAAAAACTGCCGCCTATCGACAAGTTGGAAATGCCTTTCCACCACCGGTTGCTAAAGCTGTCGGTGATCAAATTGTGGCAGCTATCAATGCTAGGGCTCTCAAAAAACTCTCGAGAACTACTGCATCAGCGGATGCATGA
- a CDS encoding NaeI family type II restriction endonuclease, translating into MTTKPQIHPSDSTLDSVEKFLRAIPDLEQKLVDGVARAIDEVIDPVRSARWTIAELDKPEKTVFGIRVENVLRMELELERSPVLDVKIAGENVDIKFTVRSNWTIPPEAHDEICLVARFKEINHAVSVGLVRVRENELNPGKNRDAKSGLNPIGMSRVRWLVKDQVAKSSIIGFMAGLPLQLRRDITDPHVGAQTRLNRLFVALLNQKIPETLVEAVSQHRDWTRRMRPDASNARAPGKKFDVLRASSSEDRKLIKTAGLPPLPKGFCMSIDPMNFP; encoded by the coding sequence ATGACTACCAAGCCTCAAATACATCCATCGGATTCAACGCTCGACAGCGTTGAAAAATTTTTACGAGCTATCCCCGATTTGGAACAAAAGCTTGTTGATGGGGTCGCTCGCGCCATTGACGAAGTGATTGACCCTGTACGCAGCGCTCGGTGGACAATCGCGGAATTGGATAAGCCAGAAAAAACTGTTTTTGGCATCCGAGTCGAAAACGTACTACGGATGGAGCTAGAACTCGAGCGTTCGCCAGTGCTCGATGTGAAGATTGCAGGAGAAAATGTTGACATCAAGTTCACGGTGCGCTCGAATTGGACTATCCCTCCTGAGGCCCATGACGAAATTTGTCTTGTTGCCCGTTTTAAAGAAATTAATCATGCCGTTTCCGTTGGACTCGTAAGAGTGCGGGAGAACGAACTGAATCCCGGTAAAAACCGGGATGCAAAATCTGGTCTAAATCCAATTGGAATGAGCCGGGTCCGCTGGCTGGTCAAAGACCAAGTCGCTAAGAGCTCAATTATTGGTTTTATGGCAGGCCTCCCGCTTCAGCTTCGTCGCGACATAACGGACCCTCATGTTGGAGCGCAAACTAGACTCAACAGGCTATTTGTAGCGTTACTTAACCAGAAAATTCCTGAAACATTAGTAGAAGCAGTCTCTCAGCACCGCGACTGGACGAGACGTATGAGACCAGATGCATCAAATGCACGAGCTCCTGGAAAAAAGTTCGATGTACTTCGTGCATCCTCGTCTGAGGATCGAAAACTCATAAAAACCGCCGGTTTACCTCCATTACCAAAAGGTTTTTGCATGAGTATTGATCCGATGAACTTTCCATGA
- a CDS encoding class I SAM-dependent methyltransferase: protein MQSASNEWFDEAYYQRFYFDKKTSVIDPEHARRLGAFVCSYLAYLRVPVRRVLDVGCGIGLWRDTVEQHFPGVSYQGVEFSPYLCERYGWQQGSVVDWQPQDGKPFDLVICQGVLPYLSPPDLKKALTNLGRLSCGGLYIEAVAKEDYERDIIDEVLTDSRLYRHRADLYRRGLQPHFKELGGGVWLSRKADMPLFELEAVGG, encoded by the coding sequence GTGCAATCTGCAAGCAACGAGTGGTTTGACGAGGCGTATTACCAGCGCTTTTACTTCGATAAAAAGACCAGCGTGATCGACCCCGAGCACGCCCGTCGGCTGGGTGCGTTTGTCTGCTCGTATCTTGCGTATCTGCGCGTGCCGGTGCGGCGGGTGCTGGATGTGGGCTGCGGCATTGGTCTGTGGCGCGACACGGTGGAGCAGCATTTCCCTGGCGTGAGCTATCAGGGCGTGGAATTTAGCCCCTATCTGTGCGAGCGCTATGGCTGGCAGCAGGGCTCGGTCGTGGATTGGCAGCCTCAAGACGGCAAGCCCTTCGATTTGGTGATTTGCCAAGGCGTGCTGCCGTACTTAAGCCCGCCGGATTTGAAGAAGGCATTGACCAATTTAGGGCGCCTGTCGTGCGGCGGTCTCTACATCGAAGCGGTAGCCAAAGAAGACTACGAGCGCGACATCATTGATGAAGTCTTGACCGACTCACGCCTGTACCGCCACCGCGCCGATCTGTATCGCCGTGGTCTGCAGCCCCACTTTAAAGAGTTGGGCGGCGGCGTGTGGCTGAGCCGCAAGGCCGATATGCCGCTGTTTGAGCTTGAAGCCGTGGGTGGGTAA